From a single Nicotiana tabacum cultivar K326 chromosome 8, ASM71507v2, whole genome shotgun sequence genomic region:
- the LOC107806391 gene encoding GATA transcription factor 11, with the protein MLKGLRGFCSMNINMVEQNCWDDIPMGPIVDEDFESLLNSLDFPLESLEDDGLGGDWDPSLYQLLGPIPADALMALPPVYDANGCLNAANEFPEAQGTVLFQTQSPISVLEHNSSCSGGKSTSSNFGTKGRRSKRARSSTLNPWILMAPASCTAFAAKKNSDAKKGKEKKRRKLSQQSSVMDSSLFKKCTHCEVTRTPQWREGPLGPKTLCNACGVRYRSGRLLPEYRPAASPTFVPSLHSNSHRKVIEMRRNAVQGDVLETKRSFSNVTEAKICSSEYVFV; encoded by the exons ATGCTCAAGGGTTTAAGGGGTTTTTGTTCCATG AATATTAATATGGTTGAACAAAATTGTTGGGATGACATTCCCATGGGGCCTATCGTCGATGAAGACTTTGAAAGCTTACTCAATAGTTTGGACTTCCCCTTGGAAAGTTTGGAAGACGACGGCCTCGGTGGAGATTGGGATCCTAGCCTGTACCAATTACTCGGGCCAATCCCTGCGGATGCACTTATGGCGTTACCTCCAGTGTATGATGCCAATGGCTGTTTGAATGCAGCT AATGAATTTCCTGAAGCCCAAGGAACTGTTCTATTCCAGACACAAAGCCCAATTTCTGTTCTTGAACACAACAGCTCCTGCTCTGGTGGAAAGAGCACATCCTCCAATTTTGGCACTAAAGGCCGTCGCTCTAAGCGTGCACGATCATCAACTTTGAATCCGTGGATTTTGATGGCTCCCGCATCTTGTACAGCTTTTGCAGCTAAGAAGAATTCTGATGccaaaaagggaaaggaaaagaagaggagAAAATTGTCACAGCAATCGAGTGTCATGGATTCTAGTTTATTTAAAAAGTGCACACATTGTGAAGTAACAAGGACACCGCAATGGAGGGAGGGACCATTGGGTCCAAAGACACTATGCAATGCCTGTGGAGTTCGTTATCGTTCTGGCCGACTACTCCCAGAGTATCGGCCTGCTGCTAGTCCCACATTTGTTCCATCTTTGCATTCAAACTCTCACAGGAAAGTCATAGAAATGAGAAGAAATGCAGTTCAAGGTGATGTACTGGAAACGAAGAGAAGCTTTTCCAATGTGACTGAAGCAAAAATTTGTTCCTCTGAATATGTATTTGTTTGA